The sequence GGATCGCGGCCTACGAGTCGGGGCTCTTCACGGAATTCCAGGAACAGCGGGCGCCCGGACACACGGTGCTCGACGACAAGATCTACAGACTGGGCTTCAAGGATCTCATAAAGAAGATAAGAAAATCCGCGCAACAACTTGATAAGAAATCTGATGCAGGCGCTTCTGCGCGAAGGGATGAGCTGCGCGCCATGGAGATCGCAGCCGAAGCCCTCATCGCGTATGCCGGTCGATACGCCGAATTCCTCAGGGAGCTCGCCGGGAGCGAGGAAGGTGAATTCCGGCGCGAGCTCGAGGAGACGGCAGTTGTCTGCGACCGGGTACCGGCCCGTCCGCCGCGCACCTTCCGCGAGGCGCTGCAGTACTACTGGTTCGTGCATCTCGGCGTGATCACCGAGCTCAACACGTGGGATTCCTTCAACCCGGGGCGTCTCGACCGGCATCTGTGGCCGTTCTACCGCGACGGGCTCGCGGACGGATCCCTGACGAAACAGGGCGCGCGGGAGCTTCTCGAGGCGTTCTGGGTGAAGTTCAACAACCAGCCGGCGCCGCCGAAGGTGGGCGTCACGGCGCAGGAAAGCAATACCTACACCGATTTCTGCCTGATCAATCTCGGCGGCGTCGATGAGGAGGGCGAAGACGCCGTCAACGAGCTGACCTTTCTCATCCTCGACGTCATCGAGGAGATGCGGCTCCTGCAACCGGGTTCGATGATCCAGGTGAGCAGGAAGAATCCGGACCGGTACCTGCACCGTGCGCTCCGGATCGTCAGAACCGGTTTCGGCCAGCCATCCGTCTTCAATACCGAGGCGATCGTCGGGGAGCTTCTCCGCCAGGGGAAGAGCCTCGTCGACGCGAGAAACGGCGGCGCGAGCGGTTGCGTGGAGACGGGGGCATTCGGCAAGGAGAGCTACATTCTCACCGGGTACCTGAACCTGCCGAAGATACTCGAGATCGCCCTGCACGACGGCATCGACCCGCGGCGGAAAACGCGGGTCGGACCGTCCACGGGGACGCCGGCATCCTTCGCGTCCTTCGACGATCTCTACACGGCGTTCGAACGCCAGCTCCGTCACGTCGTCGACGTCAAGATACGGGGAAACCGCGTTATCGAGCGGCTCTGGGCGGCGTACCTTCCGGCGCCCTTCATGTCCCTGCTCATCGACGACTGCATCGAGCGCGGCAGGGATTACAACGACGGCGGTCCACGCTACAACACCTCCTACATCCAGGGCGTGGGACTCGGTTCGATCGCCGATTCCCTCAGCGCGATCCGATTCCAGGTGTACGACAGGCGAAGGCTGGAACTCGCGGATCTCGTCGCGGCTCTCGACGCCGATTTCCTGGGGCGGGAAAACCTGCGCGCCCTGCTTCGCGAGGAGACGCCGAAGTACGGCAACGACGAGGAATATGCCGACGGGCAGGCGCTGCGCGTCTTCGAGAGCTTCTTCGACGCGGTCGACGGAAAACCGAACTCGAGAGGCGGATCATTCAGGATCAACCTGCTGCCGACGACGAGCCATGTCTACTTCGGCAGCGTCACCGGCGCCCTTCCGGACGGCCGGAAGGCCGGCGAGCCGCTCTCCGAGGGGATCTCCCCCGTACAGGGGATGGACAGGAAGGGTCCGACGGCCGTCCTCAGGTCGGCGTCGAAGATCGACCACATCCGCACGGGTGGCACCCTGCTCAACCAGAAGTTCACGCCGGCACTCCTCGACGGACCGGAGGGAATCGAGAAGATCGGACATCTCGTCAGGTCCTTTTTCGCCATGAACGGCCATCACGTGCAGTTCAACGTCGTGAAGGCCGAGACGCTCCGGGCGGCCCAGCGGGAGCCGGAGAAACACGCCGATCTCATCGTCCGCGTCGCGGGATACAGCGATTACTTCGTCGATCTCGGAAGGGATCTCCAGGACGAGATCATCCGGCGCACCGAGCACGGGGCGGATGCGTGATCGAGTCGGCGGAACGGTTCGTCACACCATCTTCACCACGACGACGGTGATGTCGTCGTTCCGTTTCGCCCGGCCGGCGAAACCCATCACGTCGTCCATGATCCGGTCGCGGATCCCGTGCGCGTCGAGGCCCTCGACGTCGATGTCGGCGAGCGCGCGCCGCAGCGCCTCGACCCCGTAGTAACCCCCGGACATGTCGACGGCGTCGGTCAGGCCGTCCGAATAGAGGAGCAGGACATTGCCGCGTTCGAGCGGCGTGATCCTCTCTTCGTAGACCGTCTCGGGAAAGGCTCCGAGGGGAAAACGCGCGCCGACCGGCTCGATCGTCTCGATGCGGCCGTTCCGCCTGAGAAGCGGATCGTTGAAGCCGGCGTTCGAGAACGTGAAGGTCCCGTCGACGAGATCGAGCGACGCGAGACACATCGCGGTGTACATGCGCGAGCCCGTCTTTTCGTGCAACGGGGGATTGAGGCGCGTCATGAGCTTCGCGGGCGACGCTCCGTCGCCGGCCCGGGAGGAGAGCATGCCGCTCGACATGACGGCGATCATCGCGGCCTGCATGGCCTTCCCCGAGACGTCGCCGACGGCGATGCCGAAGCGGCGATGCTCCTCGTCGATCCAGAAGTAGTCGTAGAAATCGCCGCCGACCTCGTTCGCCGGTATGCAGACGCCCGAGATCTCGAAATGCTCGAGGATCGGATCCGCGTGCGGCATGATGGACATCTGCGCTTTGTGGGCGGCGTCGAGCTCTCCCGCCATGCGGACGTTACGCAGGCGGCGCCTGTAGAGGAGAGCCATGACGGCGAGGAGCGTCGTGACGACGAGTATGCGGAACCACGCTGTCCGCCAGTACGGCGGAGTGACGCGAACGGTGATCGCCACGCCCTCTTCGTTCCAGACACCGTCGTTGTTCGAACCCTTCACGTGGAAGACGTAGCGACCCGGCGAGAGCGTGGTGAAGGTGGCGAAGCGGCGGCTCGCGTCGGTATCGATCCACTCGTCCTCGAGTCCCTCCATCCGGTAGGTATAGCGGTTCTTGCTCGGCGCGGAGTAGTCCAGCGCGGCGAACTCGAACGAGAAGACGTAGTCGCGATGGGAGATGACGAGTTCCGGGATGCTTGCGATCGGCCGGTCGAGGACGACCTCGCGGTTGAGCTTCCGGAAGGAGGTGATGACGACGGGAGGGACGTGGGTGTTGTCGACGATGTCGGCGGGGAAAAAGGAGTTGAATCCGTTGATGCCGCCGAAGAACATCTCACCGGATGACGAACGGAAAAAGGAGCCCCCGTTGAACTCGTTGCTCTGCAGGCCGTCCTCGACCGTGTAGGCCGCCGACATGCCCGTGCGGGGATCGAATCTGCAGATACCGCTGTTGGTGCTCAACCAGAGCATGCCCGCTTCGTCCTCGAGAATCCCGTAGATGGAATTGTCCGCGAGCCCGTGGCGTTCGGTGTATCTGCGGACGGTGCCGCGCTCGGGATCGAACCGGTTGAGGCCGCCCCCCCAGGTGGCCACCCAGATGGCGCCGTCTGCGGATTCGTGGAGGGCGAAGATATGGTTGTTTCCGAGGGATGTCGTGTCTCCGGGTATCGTCCTGTAGCTCAGGAAACGCCCGGTCGCGGGGAAGAAGCGATTGAGGCCGCCCCCCTCGGTTGCGACCCAGTACCGGTTTTGCTTGTCGACGAGGACCGTCCTGACGTAGTCGTTCGATATGGTCGTCGTGTCGGCGGGATCGTTCCGGTAGACATCGAACGAACCGCTCGATCGGTCGAGCCGGCAGAGACCACCCCCGTAGCAACAGATCCAGAGTTCGCCGTCGGGTGCTTCGAATATACCCTTGATGCGGTCGTTCCCGAGGCTCGATGGGTCGTTCGGATCGTGCCGGTAGACGGTGAAGTTGCCGGTGGACTCGTTGAACCTGCAGAGGCCTCCGCCGTCCGTGCCCGCCCAGAGGGTGCCATGGTTGTCGATGAAGATGGAGCGGACGATGTCGTTGCTCAGGCTGTGCGGATCGTCCGGGTCATGGAGGTAGGTGCGATAGCGCGTGCGCGAGGGATCGAGGACGTTGAGGCCGCCGCCATGTGTGCCGATCCAGAGACGGCCGCGATCGTCCTCGCAGAACGACCAGATGATCCCCTGGTCGAGATCGCGGTTCGGCGACGGGTAGTACGAGAACCGGCGCTGTTTCCGGTCGAAGCGGTTGACGCCCCCGCCGTAGGTGCCGATCCAGAGGACGCCGGAGTCATCCTCGAAGATATCCTGTATCTCGTCATAGTTGATGCTCTCGGGATCGCCGGGGTCCGGCCGGTGGTGGATGAAGATCCCTTTTTCGCGGTTGAGCAGATCGAGTCCGCCGCCGTTCGTGCCGATCCACAATTCGCTGTCTCTCGTTTCGTGGAGGGCGAAGATCTGGTCGTGGGCGATCGAGGATGCAATTCCCGGATCATGGCGGTGATGCTCGAAGCGCCCGGTCTCGCGGTCGAGAACGTCGAGGCCGCCGCCGACCGTGCCGATGAACAGGGTGCCGTCGCCCGTT comes from Candidatus Krumholzibacteriota bacterium and encodes:
- a CDS encoding SpoIIE family protein phosphatase; translated protein: MKVLPGHAAYILAAAILAVTTPSPASAGARRSARFDAISIENGLSQSIVSTIAQDSRGFMWFGTEDGLNRYDGYDFIVLRHDPENENSLSYNHILSICADRHGAIWAGSFQGGLTRYEPATGRFYRYMHVLGDTTTISHNSVNVVYEDRSGTIWVGTERGLDRYDPDRDRFRRIPIDGEPVTAGGNWVISLHETLDGDIWIGTNGGGLCQLDPASLHAKRYRRDPANPACIASDTIKAILETGDGTLFIGTVGGGLDVLDRETGRFEHHRHDPGIASSIAHDQIFALHETRDSELWIGTNGGGLDLLNREKGIFIHHRPDPGDPESINYDEIQDIFEDDSGVLWIGTYGGGVNRFDRKQRRFSYYPSPNRDLDQGIIWSFCEDDRGRLWIGTHGGGLNVLDPSRTRYRTYLHDPDDPHSLSNDIVRSIFIDNHGTLWAGTDGGGLCRFNESTGNFTVYRHDPNDPSSLGNDRIKGIFEAPDGELWICCYGGGLCRLDRSSGSFDVYRNDPADTTTISNDYVRTVLVDKQNRYWVATEGGGLNRFFPATGRFLSYRTIPGDTTSLGNNHIFALHESADGAIWVATWGGGLNRFDPERGTVRRYTERHGLADNSIYGILEDEAGMLWLSTNSGICRFDPRTGMSAAYTVEDGLQSNEFNGGSFFRSSSGEMFFGGINGFNSFFPADIVDNTHVPPVVITSFRKLNREVVLDRPIASIPELVISHRDYVFSFEFAALDYSAPSKNRYTYRMEGLEDEWIDTDASRRFATFTTLSPGRYVFHVKGSNNDGVWNEEGVAITVRVTPPYWRTAWFRILVVTTLLAVMALLYRRRLRNVRMAGELDAAHKAQMSIMPHADPILEHFEISGVCIPANEVGGDFYDYFWIDEEHRRFGIAVGDVSGKAMQAAMIAVMSSGMLSSRAGDGASPAKLMTRLNPPLHEKTGSRMYTAMCLASLDLVDGTFTFSNAGFNDPLLRRNGRIETIEPVGARFPLGAFPETVYEERITPLERGNVLLLYSDGLTDAVDMSGGYYGVEALRRALADIDVEGLDAHGIRDRIMDDVMGFAGRAKRNDDITVVVVKMV
- a CDS encoding glycyl radical protein, with the translated sequence MNERIRELRKRSLEAAPRISMERALLLTAFYRSGAADGESVPVARAMAFRYLLEHKKLYVGRGELIVGERGPAPKATPTFPEICTHTLGDFDILDSREKIPFRVDAEARRAQAEEIIPYWSKRSIRERIFESMEDDWIAAYESGLFTEFQEQRAPGHTVLDDKIYRLGFKDLIKKIRKSAQQLDKKSDAGASARRDELRAMEIAAEALIAYAGRYAEFLRELAGSEEGEFRRELEETAVVCDRVPARPPRTFREALQYYWFVHLGVITELNTWDSFNPGRLDRHLWPFYRDGLADGSLTKQGARELLEAFWVKFNNQPAPPKVGVTAQESNTYTDFCLINLGGVDEEGEDAVNELTFLILDVIEEMRLLQPGSMIQVSRKNPDRYLHRALRIVRTGFGQPSVFNTEAIVGELLRQGKSLVDARNGGASGCVETGAFGKESYILTGYLNLPKILEIALHDGIDPRRKTRVGPSTGTPASFASFDDLYTAFERQLRHVVDVKIRGNRVIERLWAAYLPAPFMSLLIDDCIERGRDYNDGGPRYNTSYIQGVGLGSIADSLSAIRFQVYDRRRLELADLVAALDADFLGRENLRALLREETPKYGNDEEYADGQALRVFESFFDAVDGKPNSRGGSFRINLLPTTSHVYFGSVTGALPDGRKAGEPLSEGISPVQGMDRKGPTAVLRSASKIDHIRTGGTLLNQKFTPALLDGPEGIEKIGHLVRSFFAMNGHHVQFNVVKAETLRAAQREPEKHADLIVRVAGYSDYFVDLGRDLQDEIIRRTEHGADA